From the genome of Candidatus Hydrogenedentota bacterium:
GCGGGCGCTTTCGTGCAAATCGCAGGCACCTTCACGCCGTGGTATGTTCAGAGCGTTACGTTGCCGCCGGGCAAGGCCCCGCTGGTGGTCTACGGCCCCGTGTTTCTCGCCTATTCATTCTGGGTTCTCCTGTCCATGGCCTTCTCTTTCTCGGATCTCATCATCAAGCGGAGCAAGGCCACGGGTATCGAACGCCGCCAGATCGAGCACGTCCTGATCGGCATTTTCCTGACGACCACCTTTGCGTCGGCGACCAACGTTCTCGCGCCGGCGCTCAAGATCGGCTCGCTCGAGGCTTACGGCCCCATTTTCACGGTCGTGATGATGGGTTTCCTCGCGTACGCGATGATTCGCTATCATCTGCTCGACATCTGGCTGCTCGTTTCGCGCACCACGATCTACGCCGTTGTCACCGTGTTCGTAATAGCGACTTTTCTCGGCACGGTGTCGGTCGTGCACTGGGTGTTCAGCAGCGGCGGTCGCGCCGGCAATCTCTTCACGACGGTGCTGGCCGCGTTGATTATCGCGCTGGTGTTGCAGCCGCTGAAGGAACGCCTACAACTGTTCGTTGAGCGGACGGTCGTCAAACGGCGCTACGACACCAACGCCCTGTGTGCGCGCATAACGCAAACCGCCGCGAAAATGGTCCGGCTGGATGCGTTGCTGGACGCGATCGCGCGGGATATCCACGCGACGATGGGCGTGGACCTCATCCGGCTCCTGCTGATTGACGGGAAGGATCCCGGCATGCTTGTCACGGAATTCTCCACGCAACCGGGAGAAACAAGGAGCCGAAACGGCGATCAGGCCGCGTTGATCGCGTATCTGAAGCAAAACCCCGCGCCGCTCATCCTCAAGAAACTTCTCCACGAGCGATGCACGCCGGAGACCATGCGCATCGCGCGCCATCTGGCCGAACTCGACGCGTTCGCGTGCATTCCGCTGTGGTCGAGTTCCGGAATGGTCGGCATACTGACTCTCGGCGAAAAAAATTCCGGGGACATCTATTCGGCCGACGACATATTGGTGTTCGAGACCATTGCCGGACCCCTTGGAACGGCCATTGAGAACGCCCAGTTGTACTTCAAGGTCGAAAACGTGAAGATGCATCTTGAGCGCATTCTGGCCAACATGCCCAGCGGAGTGGTCGCGGCCGATGCGTCCGGCGTGGTCACCCATTTCAACGCCGGGGCGGTGGAAATGCTGGGTCCCGTGCGCGCGGGCCAGTCCATTGACGAACTGCCGGCGGAAATAGCCGGTGTCCTGCGTCAAACCATGGCCGATGTGCGCGGGGTGGGCGATTTTGAAACGGTGTTGTCCGGCCCCGGCGGCGAAACAATTCCGGTAGTCATCTCCTCGTCCTGTCTCGAAGGTCCTGGCGGAAGCCACGACGGCGCCTTGGTCATGATTCACAACCAAACCCAGATCAAGCGGCTCGAACAAAACGTCAAGCGCGCGGATCGCCTCTCGTCAATCGGTACGCTGGCGGCCGGCATGGCGCACGAAGTCAAGAACCCGCTTGTGTCAATCAAGACATTCACGCAATTGCTGCCGTCGCGCTTCGACGATGCCGATTTCCGCCGGACCTTTTCGGAAGTCGTGCCGCACGAGGTCGAGCGCATTGACGCGATCGTGAGCCGCCTGCTCAATTTCGCGCGGCCCAAGCCGGTGGATTTTTCGCGCCAGGATCTTCGCCGGATTATCGAGCACGTACTGGCGCTTGTCGAGAACCAGACCCGCAAGGCCGGCATCGAGGTGCGTGCCGATTTTCCGGAAGAATCCCTGTCCGTTTACGGCGACGAACAACAGCTTCACCAGGTTTTTCTCAACCTTTTCCTCAACGCGATTGATGCGATGCGCGCCTCCGGCGAGGGATGCCTGGCCGTTCAGGCCCGGTTCGATCGCGCGCGGTTGCGCGGCAACGGCCACACGTCGTTTCTCGAAACGGACTGTGTCCGCGTGACGGTGTCGGATACGGGCGCCGGCATCCTGCCGGAGCATGTCGAGCACCTTTTTACGCCCTTTTTCACCACCAAGGCGGAGGGCTGTGGTTTGGGTTTGTCGGTTGTTCATGGTATCGTATTGGAACATGGCGGGGAGATTGACGTAACGAGCACGCCGGGGGCGGGGACGTCTTTTACGGTGACGTTTCCGCTGTTGCCGGGCGCGGTCGCGACGCAGCCTTTGGAACTCCAGACATGAATGTCATACTGGTCATAGCGGATGAACGGGCGATTTGCGAGGCCATGCGCGCCGCCTTGCCCGAAACCGACCTGATCCTGTTCGAGGCCGGCGCGGAAAAGGCCGTGCGCCGCCTGAACACGATGCAGGTGGATGCAGTCGTGATAGACGACGGCCCCGGATTGGGCGCGCAAGCCCTTGGCGTTGTGCTTGAAGCCGCGCCATGGGCCGCCGTGCTGGT
Proteins encoded in this window:
- a CDS encoding ATP-binding protein; the protein is MNLAVSTFLLLVSAALSCALGGIVIFRNPWKRTHRQFAILSLNLMLWSLGVVMIIHSRTGAEALFWLRTTFIVASFLPATFYHFIVFFPHQRFEGLRAVLALLYAGAFVQIAGTFTPWYVQSVTLPPGKAPLVVYGPVFLAYSFWVLLSMAFSFSDLIIKRSKATGIERRQIEHVLIGIFLTTTFASATNVLAPALKIGSLEAYGPIFTVVMMGFLAYAMIRYHLLDIWLLVSRTTIYAVVTVFVIATFLGTVSVVHWVFSSGGRAGNLFTTVLAALIIALVLQPLKERLQLFVERTVVKRRYDTNALCARITQTAAKMVRLDALLDAIARDIHATMGVDLIRLLLIDGKDPGMLVTEFSTQPGETRSRNGDQAALIAYLKQNPAPLILKKLLHERCTPETMRIARHLAELDAFACIPLWSSSGMVGILTLGEKNSGDIYSADDILVFETIAGPLGTAIENAQLYFKVENVKMHLERILANMPSGVVAADASGVVTHFNAGAVEMLGPVRAGQSIDELPAEIAGVLRQTMADVRGVGDFETVLSGPGGETIPVVISSSCLEGPGGSHDGALVMIHNQTQIKRLEQNVKRADRLSSIGTLAAGMAHEVKNPLVSIKTFTQLLPSRFDDADFRRTFSEVVPHEVERIDAIVSRLLNFARPKPVDFSRQDLRRIIEHVLALVENQTRKAGIEVRADFPEESLSVYGDEQQLHQVFLNLFLNAIDAMRASGEGCLAVQARFDRARLRGNGHTSFLETDCVRVTVSDTGAGILPEHVEHLFTPFFTTKAEGCGLGLSVVHGIVLEHGGEIDVTSTPGAGTSFTVTFPLLPGAVATQPLELQT